In a single window of the Sediminicoccus sp. KRV36 genome:
- the fusA gene encoding elongation factor G has protein sequence MAHSPLEKIRNIGITAHIDAGKTTTTERILYYTGKSHRIGEVHDGNTTTDYMEQERERGITITSAAVTAMWNDNRINIIDTPGHIDFNIEVNRSLRVLDGAIFIIEGVAGVQPQSETNWRLADRYRVPRIIFINKLDRTGADFYKAAETLTEKLGINWVALQLPIGIEDQLKGIVDLVEMKALIWEGDELGALYHEAPIPADMADKVAEYRQILLDTAVGIDETAMEEYFADGNVSVETLKRCIKKGTISGEFRPVLCGSAFKNKGVQPLLDAVIDYLPSPLDVEGIKVAPEEGQDETAERRIIPVKTDGPFAGLAFKIINDKYGNLTFVRVYSGVLRQGDMVMNTTKGHKERIGRMFQMHADKREEIKEVIAGDIAAFVGLKDTGTGDTLASQEDPVILERMAFPVPVIDISVEPKTKDAVEKMSIGLGKLAGEDPSLRVKTDQETGQTILSGMGELHLEIIVDRLRREYNVDCNIGAPQVAYRETITKTHTETYTHKKQSGGSGQYAEVKIIFEPKERNTGIEFVNAVVGGSVPKEYIPAVDKGIKVQADTGVLAGFPTVDFKYSLVDGKYHDVDSSALAFEIAAKACFREGMKKASPVILEPIMDVEVTTPQDHVGDVVGDLNRRRGVIQNQDMAGTSVIVRAHVPLKEMFGYISNLRGMTKGRASFSMQFHHYDPVPRNVADEIMKAAG, from the coding sequence CGGCGAAGTCCATGACGGCAACACCACGACCGACTACATGGAGCAGGAGCGCGAGCGGGGCATCACCATCACCTCCGCCGCCGTGACCGCGATGTGGAATGATAACCGCATCAACATCATCGACACCCCCGGCCACATCGACTTCAACATCGAGGTGAATCGCAGCCTCCGCGTGCTCGACGGCGCGATCTTCATCATCGAAGGCGTCGCCGGCGTGCAGCCGCAATCCGAGACCAACTGGCGCCTGGCCGACCGGTATCGCGTGCCGCGCATCATCTTCATCAACAAGCTCGATCGCACCGGCGCCGATTTCTACAAGGCCGCCGAAACGCTGACCGAGAAGCTCGGCATCAACTGGGTGGCCCTGCAGCTGCCCATCGGCATCGAGGACCAGCTCAAGGGGATCGTGGATCTCGTTGAGATGAAGGCGCTGATCTGGGAAGGCGACGAACTCGGCGCCCTCTATCACGAGGCGCCGATCCCGGCCGATATGGCCGACAAGGTGGCCGAATACCGCCAGATCCTGCTCGACACCGCGGTCGGCATTGATGAGACGGCGATGGAGGAATACTTCGCCGACGGCAATGTCTCGGTCGAGACGCTGAAGCGCTGCATCAAGAAGGGCACCATCTCGGGCGAGTTCCGCCCGGTGCTCTGCGGCTCGGCCTTCAAGAACAAGGGCGTGCAGCCGCTGCTGGATGCCGTGATTGACTACCTGCCGAGCCCCTTGGACGTGGAAGGCATCAAGGTCGCCCCCGAGGAAGGTCAGGATGAGACGGCCGAGCGCCGCATCATCCCGGTGAAGACGGATGGCCCCTTCGCCGGCCTCGCCTTCAAGATCATCAACGACAAATACGGCAACCTCACCTTCGTGCGCGTCTATTCGGGCGTGCTGCGCCAGGGCGATATGGTCATGAACACGACCAAGGGCCACAAGGAGCGCATCGGCCGCATGTTCCAGATGCACGCCGACAAGCGTGAGGAAATCAAGGAAGTCATCGCCGGTGACATCGCGGCCTTCGTGGGCCTGAAGGACACCGGCACGGGTGACACGCTGGCCAGCCAGGAAGACCCCGTGATCCTGGAGCGCATGGCCTTCCCGGTGCCCGTGATCGACATCTCCGTCGAGCCCAAGACCAAGGATGCGGTGGAGAAGATGTCCATCGGCCTCGGCAAGCTGGCCGGCGAAGACCCGAGCCTGCGCGTGAAGACCGACCAGGAAACCGGCCAGACCATCCTCTCCGGCATGGGCGAGCTGCACCTGGAAATCATCGTGGATCGCCTGCGCCGCGAATATAACGTGGATTGCAACATCGGCGCGCCGCAGGTGGCCTATCGCGAGACGATCACCAAGACGCATACCGAAACCTACACCCACAAGAAGCAGTCGGGCGGTTCGGGCCAATACGCCGAGGTGAAGATCATCTTCGAGCCCAAGGAGCGCAACACGGGCATCGAGTTCGTGAACGCGGTCGTTGGTGGTTCGGTGCCGAAGGAATACATCCCGGCGGTGGACAAGGGCATCAAGGTGCAGGCCGATACCGGCGTGCTGGCCGGCTTCCCGACGGTGGATTTCAAGTACAGCCTGGTGGATGGCAAGTACCACGACGTGGACTCCAGCGCCCTGGCCTTTGAAATCGCCGCCAAGGCCTGCTTCCGCGAAGGCATGAAGAAGGCGAGCCCCGTCATCCTCGAGCCGATCATGGATGTGGAAGTGACCACGCCGCAGGATCACGTGGGCGACGTGGTGGGTGACTTGAACCGCCGCCGCGGCGTCATCCAGAACCAGGACATGGCCGGCACTTCGGTCATCGTTCGCGCGCATGTGCCGCTGAAGGAGATGTTCGGCTACATCTCCAACCTGCGTGGCATGACGAAGGGCCGTGCGTCCTTCTCCATGCAGTTCCACCACTATGACCCCGTGCCCCGCAACGTGGCGGACGAGATCATGAAGGCGGCGGGCTGA